The DNA segment TGTTTTTTTATCGGCCCATATTTTGTTTATCATTACCACAATTCAATGGATAAATATGTCGTGGTAAAAGATGGGGAGCAAATGATAATTGGGAAAAAAGAGGAGATTTTCCCGTCTGTTATTTTAGTTTTGGAAGAACGGTATGGTAAACCGATAAGTGAATTGAACATTAAAGATGTAATTGAGTCCACAGGAAGGCCAAATACATATTATTGGCCTGAAGAGGTTTTAAGAAAATCTAAAAATATTATTTTATTGAATTATTTCTCAGCGTTTTTGTGTTATACAATATTTGTCTTGTGTGTTTTGCAGAGTTTAAAGTGTTATCGGATAACCGTTTAATTTACTGTTGGTCGTAATCGCAATTCGGCACCCCAAGGTGGTTATATATTATTTCAACCTCTTTGGGCGTATAATCCCTTGTCGTTCTGCCCTCCACTTTTAGCCCATTAATTAAAAGT comes from the Bacteroidota bacterium genome and includes:
- a CDS encoding DUF4248 domain-containing protein; this translates as MENKVKLVSKNLSTLAAEYGVSLHTMRKWLLLINGLKVEGRTTRDYTPKEVEIIYNHLGVPNCDYDQQ